The genomic DNA GCGAGTGGCACTCGTCGCCCGGATGCTCTGGTCGAAGGGGATCGACGTCGCCGTCGAGGCGGTCCGCCTCGCCCGGGCTCAGGGCGCGCCGGTGGAGCTGGCGCTGTACGGCGCGCCGGACCCGTCGAACCGGCGGGCGATCGACGCCGCCACCCTGCGCGCCTGGAGCCGCGACGGCATCGTCTGGCACGGGCCGACGACCGACGTGGCGGCGGTCTGGGCCGGCCACCACGTCGCCTGCCTGCCGTCCCGCGGCGGCGAGGGCCTGCCGCGGACGCTGCTGGAGGCCGCCGCCTGCGGCCGGGCGCTGGTCGCGTCCGACGTCCCGGGCTGCCGCAGCCTCGTGCGCGACGGTGTCGAGGGCCTGCTGGTCCCCCCCGACGACGCGCCGGCCCTGGCCGCCGCCCTGGCGCGCCTGAGCGGCGATGCCGGTCTCGTCGCCGGCCTGGGCGCGGCCGCGCGGGCCCGGATCGAGACCGGTGGCTTCACCGAGGACGCGGTGACCGACCGGGTCCGCGCCGTGTGGCGCGACCTGCTGGAGGCCTGACCGTGCGCGCACCGGACGATCCCGCCGGCTTCATCCGCAGCAACACCCGCCTGCTGCCCGTCCCCCACGCGCCCGAGATCCGCCTGCACGTCGCCGATGAGGCGACGGATCTCTGGCAGCGGACCGAGGAGGAATTGCAGGCGATCGGGCTGCCGCCACCGTTCTGGGCATTCGCCTGGGCGGGCGGCCAGGCGCTCGCCCGCTACGTCCTCGACAACCCGGACGTCGCGGACGGGGCGCGCGTGGTGGATTTTGCCTCGGGGTCCGGCCTGGTGGCGATCGCGGCGGCCCGCGCCGGGGCGCGCCACGTCGTCGCCAGCGACCTCGACCCCTTCGCCGTCGCGGCGATCGGGCTGAACGCCGCGGCCAACGGCGTCGGCGACCGC from Methylobacterium radiotolerans JCM 2831 includes the following:
- a CDS encoding class I SAM-dependent methyltransferase; protein product: MRAPDDPAGFIRSNTRLLPVPHAPEIRLHVADEATDLWQRTEEELQAIGLPPPFWAFAWAGGQALARYVLDNPDVADGARVVDFASGSGLVAIAAARAGARHVVASDLDPFAVAAIGLNAAANGVGDRVAATSDDLLATDPQADLVLAADVFYERDLAEAVTAWLVGLQARGVTVLIGDPGRTYLPRDRLDCLATYAVPVSRTLEDSEIKRSHVWRLRG